The following proteins are encoded in a genomic region of Cyclonatronum proteinivorum:
- the tnpC gene encoding IS66 family transposase, whose product MQITLENMSKAQLIDHANKLQKTADVLQEKLARKDELIAQLQRMLHGQKSERFELPKNQLPLPFEPAPAHKAQQAEVHEQKISYVRTKTARPNHKGRLKLPDHLPVEEVEIYPEGDLSEMVCIGKEVTEELDLKPAYLFIRRYIRYKYADKSAEANPIHIGELPERVIEKGIPGAGLLASILIDKYADHLPLYRQVQRLRRQGVDIARSTIEGWTRQGLEKLTILYDHLVAETKSQGYLQVDETRIKVLESNKKGAAHQGWYWVYYAPINGSVLFEYQPTRKRAGPEKMLDGFRGYLQTDGFTAYKRLGATPGITPLGCWDHARRKFDKALTNDAARAGYVLTQLQQLYAVERMAQTNQLTPAERKKLRLEQSLPVINELGKWIPQEYKKVQPRSAIGRALAYCINQWDQLCEYLMDGHLEIDNNPVENVIRPVALGRKNYLFAGSHEAAQRAAMIYSLLAICKKHQVDPYKWLRHTLQNISTTRYNEVTSLYPQNFKATCSS is encoded by the coding sequence ATGCAAATAACACTCGAAAATATGTCCAAAGCCCAGCTTATTGATCACGCCAATAAGCTGCAGAAAACCGCTGATGTGCTGCAGGAAAAGCTCGCCCGCAAGGACGAACTGATTGCCCAATTACAGCGCATGCTGCATGGACAAAAAAGCGAGCGCTTCGAGCTACCCAAAAACCAGCTGCCCCTTCCCTTTGAACCCGCCCCCGCTCACAAGGCTCAACAAGCTGAGGTCCACGAACAGAAAATCAGCTATGTGCGCACCAAAACAGCACGGCCGAACCACAAAGGACGGCTGAAGCTGCCGGATCACCTGCCCGTAGAGGAGGTGGAAATCTACCCCGAAGGTGACCTCTCTGAGATGGTATGTATAGGCAAAGAAGTGACCGAAGAGCTCGATCTCAAGCCTGCATACCTGTTTATTCGCCGGTACATTCGTTACAAGTATGCAGATAAGTCCGCCGAAGCCAATCCAATCCATATTGGCGAACTGCCCGAGCGGGTTATCGAAAAGGGTATTCCGGGCGCGGGGCTGCTGGCAAGCATTCTTATTGATAAATATGCTGACCATCTGCCCTTATACCGGCAGGTGCAGCGCTTGCGGCGGCAGGGCGTAGATATAGCCCGTTCCACCATCGAAGGCTGGACACGTCAGGGCCTGGAGAAGCTGACCATTCTCTACGATCACCTTGTAGCCGAAACCAAGTCACAAGGCTACCTCCAGGTAGATGAAACCCGCATAAAAGTACTGGAATCCAACAAAAAAGGCGCCGCGCATCAAGGCTGGTACTGGGTATATTACGCCCCGATCAACGGTAGTGTACTGTTTGAATACCAGCCTACCCGCAAGCGGGCCGGGCCTGAGAAGATGCTTGACGGATTCCGGGGCTATTTACAAACCGACGGCTTCACCGCTTATAAACGTTTAGGCGCCACACCGGGGATCACTCCTTTGGGGTGCTGGGACCATGCGCGGCGTAAGTTTGACAAGGCATTGACCAACGATGCCGCGCGGGCGGGCTACGTTTTGACGCAGCTACAACAGCTGTATGCCGTAGAGCGCATGGCTCAAACCAATCAGCTCACCCCCGCTGAGCGCAAAAAGCTTCGGCTCGAACAGAGTCTTCCGGTTATCAATGAACTGGGTAAGTGGATCCCTCAGGAGTACAAAAAAGTGCAGCCCAGAAGCGCCATTGGTCGGGCCCTGGCCTACTGCATCAACCAGTGGGATCAACTGTGCGAATACCTGATGGACGGTCATCTGGAGATTGACAACAACCCGGTAGAGAACGTGATTCGCCCCGTAGCACTGGGGCGCAAAAACTACCTGTTCGCTGGTTCACACGAAGCTGCCCAACGCGCGGCTATGATCTACTCCTTACTGGCCATTTGCAAAAAACATCAGGTTGACCCCTACAAATGGCTGCGTCATACCCTGCAAAATATCAGCACCACCAGGTACAACGAAGTGACAAGTTTGTACCCTCAGAACTTTAAAGCAACATGTAGTTCGTAG
- a CDS encoding DEAD/DEAH box helicase has protein sequence MYQRFSHFDPILLKLESRIVTALQNAGIVCLEQLFGKFEAELLDIKGIGQKTVAPIMSLLTSLPFDYMREDLPINPELDPILGVREVLADWLGDTYVDSADRDVARGLQYYREDRVKQILRENQENTQFTVEVQGNRSYKVYIDLQPPPSQEALYALRHLDIGTSCTCPAARGNNYSIIKCKHTMAALLELALLDRLERFGRDSDQAINLRRLNQLFKKPPTLQLQNIKKLDKPGYTYCLFFNSDMWSFFPQAVYDDIMEKRQYIRKMSYYNFYNWDPWAKAKPELSRDHIILNFLKAIYEIEAQTYANKGILIRRYEEFTDILSLLTGEVIKIKHPKISTKKASILKGKGKLQGFMLRTRDAENNIIPNSFSLAFRLLHGENKIPLSECILISRKPCWVYYDGGIFEVNADEQTAMLITDMQASDITLEADDVEAFFQDLFPRMQQHAVDFAFEDGICTALEITPVPRLYLTETSEALYLRLKFAYDGSEPDENIEADSFYTAALRSDNGDNVSYKIRSFTRDRNLETEWEDRLRASGLQPTAYSNYFYIQKNPIEWLSKKLPALVKDGLEVYGEETLKKYARPKKMTAKKFQISSGMDWFELNGTLDFEGQQLSLSDIEQVLVPGTSYVKLADGTNGELPKPWLERIRKLMHLIEAGKQNARVPKIMAGQLDALLEEADEIEKDETFESYVARLRSFDRIEEVPAPKGFHGELRPYQLAGLSWLSFLGRYDFGGILADDMGLGKTIQVLSYIQHCTEQTGQPPRCLIVAPRSVIQNWQAESASFVPDLGVYVHHGSDRNQNPEEWPEAALIITTYSTLRIDIEVFKEITFDIAVLDESHSMRNPTSQTFKAVRLVNAKQRICLSGTPVQNTVMDLWTQFQFLNPGMIGNQAHFLNKWVKPIEKLENKDAGEMLQKITAPFILRRTKKKVAKDLPSLTSSIIHCPMEKRQRKYYDKHRQVYYEIINKSLDEKGVRESRFVVLEGLTKLRQICCSPLLTKSSIREAAKIDRFLELAEELISEGHRALVFSQFVKFLRVIETEVKKRNWDYEYLDGKTKDRQERVDRFQQDENKKLFLISLKAGGEGLNLTAADYVFIMDPWWNPAAERQAMDRTHRIGQTENVFVYRLICPDTVEEKILQLQERKQKLSDQLITAEAGIFKELDRKELLELFA, from the coding sequence TTGTACCAGAGATTTAGTCATTTCGACCCGATATTACTCAAGCTTGAGAGCCGCATCGTAACTGCCCTTCAGAACGCAGGAATTGTTTGCCTTGAACAGCTCTTCGGAAAGTTTGAAGCGGAGCTGCTCGACATCAAGGGGATCGGTCAGAAGACCGTAGCCCCCATCATGAGTCTGCTTACGAGTTTGCCGTTTGATTACATGAGGGAAGATCTCCCGATTAACCCGGAACTGGATCCGATATTGGGGGTGAGAGAAGTGCTTGCAGATTGGCTTGGTGATACCTACGTAGACTCAGCGGACAGGGACGTCGCACGCGGACTCCAATACTACCGCGAAGATCGCGTCAAACAGATTCTCCGCGAGAATCAGGAAAACACACAGTTTACGGTTGAGGTACAAGGCAACAGAAGCTACAAAGTTTACATCGACCTTCAGCCGCCGCCTTCGCAAGAAGCTTTATATGCGCTCAGGCACCTTGACATCGGAACAAGCTGCACCTGTCCGGCAGCCCGCGGTAACAACTACAGCATTATAAAATGCAAGCATACCATGGCGGCCCTTCTTGAACTCGCGCTGTTAGATCGTCTTGAGCGTTTCGGAAGGGATAGTGATCAAGCCATAAACCTGAGACGACTGAATCAGCTTTTCAAAAAGCCGCCGACCCTTCAGTTACAAAACATCAAAAAGCTGGATAAACCGGGTTATACTTACTGCCTGTTTTTCAACAGTGATATGTGGAGTTTTTTCCCCCAAGCGGTCTATGATGACATCATGGAAAAAAGGCAGTATATCCGAAAAATGAGCTACTACAATTTTTATAACTGGGATCCCTGGGCAAAAGCTAAGCCAGAGCTTTCCCGCGACCATATCATCCTGAATTTCCTGAAAGCCATCTACGAAATTGAGGCGCAAACTTACGCGAACAAGGGTATTCTCATCAGACGGTATGAAGAATTTACTGACATTCTTTCGCTGCTCACCGGCGAAGTAATCAAGATTAAGCATCCGAAAATCTCAACAAAAAAGGCAAGCATCCTGAAAGGCAAAGGCAAGCTTCAGGGATTTATGCTAAGAACCCGGGACGCTGAAAACAATATCATCCCAAACAGCTTCAGCTTAGCCTTTCGCCTACTTCATGGAGAAAACAAAATCCCCCTATCGGAATGCATTCTGATCAGTCGCAAGCCTTGCTGGGTGTATTATGACGGGGGAATCTTTGAAGTAAATGCGGACGAGCAAACGGCCATGCTGATTACGGATATGCAGGCTTCAGACATTACGCTCGAAGCGGATGATGTGGAAGCCTTCTTTCAGGATTTGTTTCCACGAATGCAACAGCATGCGGTTGATTTTGCCTTTGAAGACGGGATTTGCACGGCTTTGGAAATCACCCCTGTGCCCCGCTTGTATCTGACCGAAACATCAGAAGCGCTTTATTTGAGACTCAAATTTGCCTATGACGGATCTGAACCGGATGAAAACATCGAGGCAGATTCTTTCTACACGGCAGCCCTTAGAAGTGACAACGGGGATAATGTGTCCTATAAAATCCGCAGCTTCACCCGGGACAGGAACCTGGAAACCGAATGGGAAGACAGGCTGCGCGCTTCCGGCCTGCAACCCACAGCTTACTCGAATTATTTCTACATCCAAAAGAATCCGATTGAATGGCTTTCAAAAAAGCTTCCGGCACTGGTAAAAGACGGGCTTGAAGTATACGGGGAAGAAACACTCAAAAAGTACGCCCGCCCGAAAAAGATGACGGCTAAAAAGTTTCAGATTTCCAGCGGTATGGATTGGTTTGAACTCAACGGCACGCTGGACTTTGAAGGTCAGCAGCTAAGCCTGAGCGATATCGAGCAGGTTCTCGTTCCCGGTACTTCCTACGTGAAACTTGCCGACGGCACAAACGGCGAGCTGCCCAAGCCCTGGCTGGAGCGCATCCGGAAATTAATGCACCTTATTGAGGCAGGTAAACAAAATGCCCGCGTGCCCAAAATTATGGCGGGACAGCTCGACGCTTTGCTTGAAGAAGCCGATGAGATCGAAAAAGATGAAACCTTCGAAAGCTATGTGGCGCGCCTTCGCTCGTTTGACCGCATAGAAGAAGTGCCGGCTCCCAAAGGCTTTCACGGGGAACTGCGGCCCTATCAGCTTGCCGGACTTTCCTGGCTCTCATTTTTGGGCCGCTACGACTTTGGCGGCATTCTGGCCGACGATATGGGTCTTGGCAAAACCATTCAGGTACTATCCTACATTCAGCACTGCACGGAGCAGACGGGACAGCCGCCGCGCTGTCTGATTGTAGCACCGCGCTCAGTTATCCAAAACTGGCAGGCGGAATCGGCGAGCTTTGTTCCGGACTTAGGCGTTTACGTGCACCACGGAAGCGATCGGAATCAAAATCCGGAAGAATGGCCCGAGGCCGCGCTCATCATCACAACATACAGCACCCTGCGCATCGATATCGAAGTGTTCAAAGAAATCACCTTTGATATAGCCGTACTCGATGAGTCACACAGTATGCGCAACCCCACAAGTCAGACGTTCAAGGCCGTTCGGCTGGTGAATGCCAAACAGCGGATTTGTCTCTCCGGAACCCCGGTTCAAAACACGGTCATGGACTTATGGACGCAGTTTCAGTTCCTGAACCCCGGCATGATCGGCAATCAGGCGCACTTTCTGAACAAATGGGTCAAACCGATTGAGAAGCTTGAAAACAAAGACGCGGGTGAAATGCTCCAAAAAATCACCGCACCCTTCATCCTAAGGCGCACCAAAAAGAAAGTAGCCAAAGACCTGCCTTCGCTCACGTCAAGCATTATTCACTGTCCGATGGAAAAAAGACAGCGCAAATACTATGATAAGCACCGGCAGGTGTACTACGAGATTATCAACAAATCTCTTGATGAGAAAGGCGTGCGGGAGTCGCGCTTCGTGGTACTCGAAGGCCTTACTAAACTACGGCAGATTTGCTGTTCTCCGCTTCTGACCAAGTCAAGTATTCGGGAAGCTGCCAAGATTGACCGCTTTCTGGAGCTGGCCGAAGAGCTGATCAGTGAAGGACACCGCGCGCTGGTGTTTTCGCAATTTGTGAAATTTCTGCGGGTGATTGAGACAGAAGTCAAAAAGCGAAACTGGGACTACGAGTATCTCGATGGCAAAACCAAAGATCGTCAGGAGCGGGTTGATCGGTTTCAGCAAGATGAAAACAAGAAGCTGTTCCTGATCAGCCTCAAAGCCGGGGGCGAAGGACTCAACCTCACTGCGGCAGACTACGTGTTTATCATGGACCCCTGGTGGAATCCGGCAGCGGAACGTCAGGCGATGGACCGCACGCACCGCATCGGGCAAACCGAGAACGTGTTCGTGTACCGGCTGATCTGCCCCGATACCGTAGAAGAAAAGATACTGCAGCTTCAGGAGCGCAAACAAAAGCTTTCGGATCAGCTCATTACCGCTGAAGCCGGTATTTTCAAAGAGCTTGACCGCAAAGAGCTGTTAGAACTATTCGCGTAA
- a CDS encoding class II fumarate hydratase: MSEFRIEKDSMGEIKVPVNALYSAQTQRAVENFPISGVTFSSEFIQAVAYIKKACAEANGELGLLEADVVEVIAAACDEVIAGKHDGQFPLDIFQTGSGTSTNMNANEVIATRATQLLAEKGGEGKKVHPNDHVNFGQSSNDVIPTAIRVAAVVAANKNLIPNLGVLRDAFLAKGKEYAHVVKTGRTHLMDAMPVTIEQEFGGYARQLELGIERVKTALPRLSELPQGGTAVGTGINTHPDFGRLVAEKISAYTGYSFREAENHFEAQGTVDAPVDFSGQLKTIAVGMLKISNDLRWMNSGPNSGLGEIQLAPLQPGSSIMPGKVNPVIEESTNMICAQVIGNDTTINISGINGNFELNVMLPVVAHNLLESIRLLANGAANFAALSVSKIVVREAVIEQMVSKNPILVTALNPIIGYDLAAKIAKKAFAEDRALKDVALEMTDLSEAELDKALDPIKMTAGGFTD; the protein is encoded by the coding sequence ATGAGCGAATTCAGAATTGAAAAAGATTCCATGGGCGAAATTAAAGTGCCCGTAAATGCCCTTTACTCAGCCCAAACCCAGCGCGCGGTTGAAAACTTCCCCATCAGCGGGGTCACCTTCAGCAGTGAGTTTATTCAGGCCGTAGCCTACATCAAAAAAGCCTGTGCCGAAGCCAACGGTGAGCTCGGCCTTTTGGAAGCCGATGTGGTAGAAGTGATTGCCGCGGCCTGCGATGAAGTGATCGCCGGTAAGCATGACGGACAGTTCCCCCTCGATATTTTCCAGACCGGCTCCGGTACCTCAACTAACATGAACGCCAACGAAGTGATCGCGACCCGCGCTACGCAGCTTCTGGCTGAAAAAGGTGGGGAAGGCAAAAAAGTACACCCGAACGATCACGTCAATTTTGGGCAAAGCTCAAATGATGTCATTCCGACCGCTATCCGGGTTGCTGCGGTTGTTGCAGCCAACAAGAATCTGATTCCGAACCTGGGCGTGCTGCGTGACGCTTTTCTCGCCAAAGGAAAAGAATACGCGCATGTCGTAAAAACCGGTCGCACCCACCTCATGGACGCCATGCCGGTGACCATCGAGCAGGAGTTCGGTGGCTACGCTCGTCAGCTTGAACTCGGTATTGAGCGCGTAAAAACCGCGCTTCCGCGTTTGTCCGAACTGCCGCAGGGCGGTACGGCGGTAGGAACCGGGATTAACACCCATCCCGATTTTGGACGCCTTGTTGCAGAGAAAATAAGCGCCTACACCGGCTACAGCTTCCGCGAAGCCGAGAACCATTTCGAAGCACAGGGCACGGTTGACGCCCCTGTCGATTTCAGCGGTCAGCTCAAGACCATCGCCGTGGGCATGCTCAAGATTTCCAACGACCTCCGTTGGATGAACTCAGGACCGAACAGCGGCCTCGGCGAAATTCAGCTTGCACCGTTGCAGCCCGGCTCTTCCATCATGCCCGGCAAGGTAAATCCGGTTATCGAAGAATCCACCAACATGATCTGCGCGCAGGTGATCGGAAATGATACGACCATCAACATTTCCGGCATTAACGGCAACTTCGAGCTGAACGTCATGCTGCCGGTTGTGGCGCATAACTTACTGGAGTCCATTCGCTTGCTTGCCAACGGCGCGGCCAATTTCGCAGCGCTTTCGGTATCCAAAATTGTGGTTCGTGAAGCCGTAATCGAACAAATGGTTTCCAAAAACCCGATTCTGGTGACGGCCCTTAACCCGATTATCGGCTACGATCTCGCCGCCAAAATCGCGAAGAAAGCCTTTGCCGAAGATCGCGCGCTCAAAGATGTGGCCCTCGAAATGACGGACCTCAGCGAAGCCGAACTCGACAAGGCCCTTGACCCGATCAAGATGACCGCAGGCGGTTTCACCGACTAA
- a CDS encoding cytidylate kinase-like family protein, whose translation MISKLTPKNTRSIADYVKEIKETNRLRSGSTLDHPFPTITISREFGCGGYPLAEELVKRLSTKDQKWLLYSRELILDIAKETDLNLELFNESAKSGGSKLFQDLQELLGVAPSDFTRYKLLAQNVRIIGDQGNAVILGAGASILAQKETHFFNVRITGSFNFRVSRVARKLGISRYEAEKMVAEKTDERLEFIQSFSKHDISDPGLYHMVLRNDHFETEHMADLIIEGMKKMNLI comes from the coding sequence ATGATTTCAAAACTGACGCCTAAGAACACCCGCAGCATTGCTGATTATGTGAAAGAGATTAAAGAAACCAACCGGCTTCGCAGCGGCAGCACGCTTGATCACCCTTTTCCGACCATTACTATTTCCCGCGAATTTGGCTGCGGTGGCTACCCGCTTGCAGAAGAGCTCGTGAAAAGGCTCAGCACCAAAGATCAGAAATGGTTACTCTACTCAAGAGAGCTCATTCTTGATATTGCCAAAGAAACAGACCTGAACCTTGAACTCTTCAATGAAAGTGCCAAATCAGGCGGTTCCAAGCTGTTTCAGGACCTTCAGGAACTCCTCGGGGTTGCACCCTCAGATTTCACACGCTACAAACTACTCGCACAGAACGTCAGAATTATCGGAGATCAGGGCAATGCCGTTATTTTGGGGGCAGGCGCCTCCATTCTCGCGCAAAAAGAAACGCACTTTTTCAATGTCCGCATTACAGGTAGTTTTAATTTCAGGGTAAGCCGGGTAGCCCGCAAGCTCGGTATCAGCCGGTACGAAGCTGAAAAAATGGTTGCTGAAAAAACAGATGAGCGCCTCGAGTTCATCCAAAGCTTCTCCAAACACGACATCAGCGATCCCGGACTTTACCACATGGTGCTTCGCAATGATCATTTCGAGACCGAACACATGGCCGATCTGATTATTGAAGGCATGAAGAAAATGAACCTTATCTGA
- a CDS encoding anhydro-N-acetylmuramic acid kinase — translation MFPPLFEPSGDFTAAALLSGTSQDGLDVAFYRITPSPQEPLRPHMRLLTARTHAFPEKLAGMLRHLSFRADAPVRDLLQFEQHFALFCVNVLQQNAESAGLNISDLHFIATHGQTLYHEKLSRSAFRALSLQLAGADYLASKLGCAVVSDFRTRHIAEGGEGAPLAPILDYLYWQPEAGTRIMLNLGGIANITVLRAGASLAETAYGDTGPANKLMDQLMQRDGGAPWDAGGVIAASGQLQQAVLELLLREPYFALPFPKSTGPELFNLTETERRIRTAGLPVPSFPDFMATLSALTATTVADAISRLCNSAVTSDAGTEILVSGGGAKNAHLLRQIELLTELPLRIAGSEREADGDETASGSLTADFKETQLFALLGYLTLYTQGAEIFRPGQPVRLAKISLP, via the coding sequence ATGTTCCCGCCTTTATTTGAACCATCCGGCGACTTTACGGCTGCGGCCCTGCTTTCAGGTACTTCGCAGGATGGCCTTGATGTCGCTTTTTATCGCATTACGCCATCTCCGCAAGAACCGCTTCGCCCACACATGCGGCTGCTAACGGCCCGGACACATGCTTTTCCGGAAAAACTGGCCGGTATGCTGCGCCATCTCAGCTTTCGCGCTGATGCGCCGGTGCGTGACCTTTTGCAGTTTGAACAGCACTTTGCCTTGTTTTGTGTGAATGTATTGCAGCAAAACGCCGAAAGTGCCGGTTTAAATATCAGCGACCTGCATTTTATTGCCACACACGGACAAACGCTTTATCACGAAAAACTAAGTCGTTCAGCTTTCCGGGCGCTCAGCCTGCAGCTTGCTGGTGCCGATTATCTCGCTTCGAAATTGGGATGCGCGGTCGTGAGTGATTTTCGCACGCGTCACATCGCGGAAGGGGGAGAAGGTGCCCCGCTTGCGCCTATACTCGATTACCTGTACTGGCAGCCTGAAGCCGGTACACGAATTATGCTTAATCTCGGTGGCATTGCAAACATCACCGTTTTACGTGCCGGCGCTTCACTGGCAGAAACAGCTTACGGGGATACCGGACCCGCCAATAAGCTCATGGATCAGCTCATGCAGCGGGATGGAGGCGCGCCCTGGGATGCGGGCGGGGTGATCGCAGCTTCCGGTCAATTGCAGCAAGCCGTACTCGAGCTGCTGTTGCGCGAGCCATATTTCGCGCTTCCCTTTCCCAAATCAACCGGACCCGAGTTGTTCAATCTTACTGAAACCGAAAGGAGGATTCGGACCGCTGGTCTTCCGGTGCCGTCTTTCCCCGATTTTATGGCGACGCTCAGCGCGCTTACTGCCACTACGGTCGCGGACGCTATTTCCCGCCTGTGCAATTCGGCAGTGACTTCCGACGCCGGCACCGAAATTCTCGTAAGCGGCGGCGGTGCCAAAAACGCGCACCTGCTCCGGCAGATTGAGCTTCTGACCGAACTTCCGCTACGCATTGCAGGCAGTGAAAGGGAAGCGGACGGCGATGAGACGGCTTCGGGTAGTCTCACCGCAGATTTCAAAGAAACGCAGCTTTTTGCGCTTCTTGGCTATCTCACGCTGTACACGCAAGGAGCCGAAATTTTCCGACCTGGACAGCCAGTCCGACTCGCAAAAATCTCCCTGCCCTGA
- a CDS encoding SAM-dependent methyltransferase produces the protein MSAESIEAGFGKLFLIPTPLSRTGENTTLPAATLEIARSLDHFAVENIRQAASFLQWIQHPVPEFEVHFFPLSKSTSELRLQEYVNLMLNGTDLGVLTDAGCPGVADPGADLVKQAHKFGIKVVPLTGPASPILALMGLGLGGQKFAFSGYLPSKAEARATMLRELEQHSAQSGSTELFMETPFRNLETLKAATSTLRMDTQLGVAANLTSPDELIIMCEVSEWQRRKFPDIQKIPAIFGLKAAQDVQLAQKLKRKAVKKKFSA, from the coding sequence ATGAGCGCAGAAAGCATTGAAGCCGGTTTCGGAAAGCTTTTCCTTATTCCCACCCCGCTAAGCCGGACCGGAGAAAACACCACCCTGCCCGCGGCAACCCTCGAAATCGCCCGCAGCCTCGACCACTTTGCCGTCGAAAACATACGTCAGGCCGCCTCCTTCCTGCAATGGATTCAGCATCCGGTTCCGGAATTTGAAGTGCATTTTTTCCCGCTCAGCAAATCCACAAGCGAGCTCCGTCTTCAGGAATACGTAAACCTCATGCTCAACGGCACCGACCTCGGCGTACTCACCGACGCCGGCTGCCCCGGCGTTGCCGATCCTGGCGCCGACCTCGTAAAACAGGCGCACAAGTTCGGGATCAAAGTCGTGCCCCTCACCGGCCCCGCCTCCCCCATACTCGCGCTGATGGGCCTCGGCCTCGGCGGCCAAAAATTTGCCTTCAGCGGCTACCTGCCCTCCAAAGCGGAAGCCCGCGCGACCATGCTGCGCGAACTTGAACAACACTCTGCCCAAAGCGGCAGCACCGAGCTCTTCATGGAAACCCCCTTCCGCAACCTCGAAACCCTCAAAGCCGCCACAAGCACCCTGCGGATGGACACTCAACTCGGCGTAGCCGCAAACCTCACAAGCCCCGATGAGCTCATCATCATGTGTGAAGTCAGCGAATGGCAGCGCCGCAAATTCCCCGACATTCAGAAAATCCCCGCCATCTTCGGCCTCAAAGCCGCGCAGGATGTACAGCTCGCCCAAAAACTCAAGCGCAAAGCGGTAAAGAAAAAATTCTCCGCCTGA
- a CDS encoding serine hydrolase translates to MKAFKTLLIFFVITASILGLVVGLNWTAFKVVFSDPESFSEGSEWIEKTYSLAGLVEFMEAAPEHVSLVSLNLTTPDDSILYNAETPRVMGALSNLFLLMEFERQYQAGELNPNDRIHREEIDAFLVPTWYENTHRNAMRSVETTNGTMALRDVRYLVSRNYSQAASDWLFFYLGAESVNALIDSVGAGRIEPWIPGSGLQIAVIMRDEDTEPHTEIARLHEMDTEERLSVAKTLSQRYVQDSDFAAEVGQRAGHIRNRLLADERATHRLWSRAEPLKLAEILADVMEGRFISTNAGARILEPFGWAFEDPVVQQHASEYGALFGSRLGFQTGMDFGTSVYTGNRFAQVLFFDDLPVAFYLHMSSNHMNQDLQRRLIYDPELRRLTRLASEQRLTPRDETDAPTAAHTTF, encoded by the coding sequence ATGAAAGCTTTCAAGACACTACTTATTTTCTTCGTCATCACTGCCAGTATTCTCGGTTTGGTAGTAGGGCTTAACTGGACGGCTTTCAAAGTGGTTTTTTCTGACCCCGAATCCTTTTCCGAAGGTTCAGAATGGATAGAAAAAACGTACTCGCTCGCAGGCCTTGTTGAGTTCATGGAAGCTGCACCGGAACATGTTTCGCTGGTCTCTTTAAATTTGACCACCCCAGATGACTCCATCCTCTACAATGCCGAAACGCCCCGCGTAATGGGCGCGCTCTCGAATTTATTTTTACTCATGGAGTTTGAACGCCAATATCAGGCGGGTGAGCTGAATCCCAACGACCGTATTCACCGGGAAGAAATAGACGCTTTTCTCGTGCCAACCTGGTACGAAAACACGCACCGCAACGCCATGCGCAGTGTGGAAACAACCAACGGAACAATGGCCCTTCGCGACGTGCGGTATCTGGTATCACGTAATTACAGTCAGGCTGCCTCAGACTGGCTGTTCTTCTACCTTGGTGCTGAAAGCGTAAACGCGCTCATCGATTCCGTTGGTGCTGGGCGCATAGAACCCTGGATACCGGGCTCAGGCCTGCAAATTGCGGTAATCATGCGGGATGAAGACACCGAGCCCCATACCGAAATTGCCCGGCTGCATGAGATGGATACCGAAGAGCGTCTGTCTGTCGCCAAAACCCTCTCGCAGCGCTATGTACAGGATTCCGATTTTGCGGCTGAAGTAGGTCAGCGCGCAGGTCACATTCGCAACCGCTTGCTTGCTGACGAGCGGGCTACACACAGACTCTGGAGCCGGGCTGAACCGCTCAAACTGGCAGAAATTCTCGCTGATGTCATGGAAGGCCGCTTCATCAGCACCAATGCCGGAGCCCGGATTCTGGAGCCTTTTGGCTGGGCTTTTGAAGATCCGGTTGTTCAGCAGCACGCTTCAGAATACGGCGCACTTTTCGGAAGCCGTCTGGGTTTTCAGACCGGCATGGATTTCGGCACCTCCGTCTATACCGGCAACCGCTTTGCACAGGTACTCTTTTTTGATGACCTTCCGGTCGCCTTCTACCTGCACATGTCAAGCAATCACATGAATCAGGACCTGCAGCGGCGGCTGATTTACGATCCCGAACTCCGCCGGCTCACGCGTCTGGCCTCTGAACAGCGACTGACCCCGCGCGATGAAACTGACGCTCCTACCGCTGCCCACACGACTTTTTAA